The Streptomyces spororaveus genome includes a region encoding these proteins:
- a CDS encoding ABC transporter permease, with the protein MPEPSQPAYDPLQPGEGEAIAPTGQGGPMDLALDEAESLEQSASAASGGPGSGPREKPRSLWSDAWHQLRRNPVFIISSLMILFLVIISIWPQLIASGDPLQCDLSKSQQGSSPGHPFGYDTQGCDVYTRTVYGARASITVGVCATLGAALLGSVLGGLAGFFGGWGDALLSRVADIFFGIPVVLGGLVFLSVVTSTTVWPVVGFIVLLGWPQIARIGRGSVITAKQNDYVQAARALGAGNGRMMVRHVGPNAIAPVIVVATIALGTYIALEATLSFLGVGLRPPTVSWGIDISNAAPQIRNAPHMLLWPAGALSLTVLAFIMLGDAVRDALDPKLR; encoded by the coding sequence ATGCCTGAGCCGAGCCAGCCCGCCTACGACCCGCTGCAACCCGGAGAGGGAGAGGCCATCGCACCCACCGGCCAGGGCGGGCCCATGGATCTGGCACTGGACGAGGCCGAGAGCCTGGAGCAGAGCGCGTCGGCCGCCTCCGGTGGACCCGGCTCCGGACCGCGGGAGAAGCCCCGCTCGCTGTGGTCCGACGCCTGGCACCAGCTGCGCCGCAACCCCGTCTTCATCATCTCCTCGCTGATGATCCTCTTCCTCGTGATCATCTCGATCTGGCCGCAGCTCATCGCGAGCGGTGACCCGCTGCAGTGCGACCTGTCCAAGTCGCAGCAGGGCTCCTCCCCGGGCCACCCCTTCGGCTACGACACCCAGGGCTGCGACGTGTACACCCGTACCGTCTACGGAGCCCGCGCCTCCATCACCGTAGGCGTCTGCGCCACCCTCGGCGCCGCCCTGCTCGGCTCGGTGCTCGGCGGGCTCGCCGGGTTCTTCGGCGGATGGGGCGACGCGCTGCTCTCCCGGGTCGCCGACATCTTCTTCGGCATCCCCGTCGTCCTCGGCGGCCTGGTCTTCCTGTCCGTGGTCACCAGCACCACCGTCTGGCCGGTGGTCGGCTTCATCGTGCTCCTGGGCTGGCCGCAGATCGCCCGCATCGGCCGCGGCTCCGTCATCACCGCCAAACAGAACGACTACGTCCAGGCCGCCCGGGCCCTCGGCGCCGGCAACGGGCGGATGATGGTCCGGCACGTGGGGCCCAACGCCATCGCCCCCGTCATCGTCGTCGCCACCATCGCGCTCGGCACGTACATCGCCCTGGAGGCCACCCTGTCCTTCCTCGGCGTCGGCCTGCGCCCGCCCACCGTCTCCTGGGGCATCGACATCTCCAACGCGGCCCCGCAGATCCGCAACGCCCCGCACATGCTGCTCTGGCCGGCCGGCGCGCTGAGCCTGACCGTCCTCGCCTTCATCATGCTCGGCGACGCGGTGCGCGACGCCCTCGATCCCAAGCTGCGCTGA
- a CDS encoding ABC transporter permease, producing the protein MGRYVIRRLLQMIPVFIGSTFLIFFMVYALGDPVAALFGDKAPDPATAARIRKDLFLDQPLWKQYLHYMGQIFKGDFGTAFNGQPVTELMASAFPVTLRLTAVAIFFEVVIGITLGVISGLRRGRSVDTTVLVLTLVVISVPTFVTGYLLQYVLGVKWHWVRPSVSEDAPLNELILPGIVLALVSLAYVTRLSRTSIAENVKADYVRTATAKGLPRRRVVTRHLLRNSLIPVVTFIGTDIGALMGGAIITERIFNIHGVGYQLYQGILRNNSPTVVGFVTILVIVFLLANLLVDLLYAVLDPRIRYA; encoded by the coding sequence ATGGGACGTTATGTGATCCGGCGGCTGCTCCAGATGATCCCCGTGTTCATCGGCAGCACGTTCCTGATCTTCTTCATGGTGTACGCGCTCGGTGACCCGGTCGCGGCGCTCTTCGGCGACAAGGCGCCCGACCCCGCCACCGCCGCGCGCATCCGCAAGGACCTCTTCCTCGACCAGCCCCTGTGGAAGCAGTACCTCCACTACATGGGCCAGATCTTCAAGGGCGACTTCGGCACGGCCTTCAACGGCCAGCCGGTCACCGAGCTCATGGCCAGCGCCTTCCCCGTCACCCTGCGCCTGACCGCCGTCGCGATCTTCTTCGAGGTCGTCATCGGCATCACCCTCGGCGTGATCAGCGGCCTGCGCCGGGGCAGGTCCGTCGACACCACCGTGCTGGTGCTGACCCTCGTCGTCATCTCCGTACCGACGTTCGTGACGGGCTATCTGCTCCAGTACGTCCTCGGCGTCAAATGGCACTGGGTGCGGCCCAGCGTCTCCGAGGACGCACCCCTCAACGAGCTGATCCTGCCCGGCATCGTCCTCGCGCTGGTCTCCCTCGCCTACGTCACCCGGCTCTCGCGCACCTCCATCGCCGAGAACGTCAAGGCCGACTACGTGCGCACCGCCACCGCCAAGGGCCTGCCGCGCCGCCGGGTCGTCACCCGCCACCTGCTGCGCAACTCGCTGATCCCGGTGGTCACCTTCATCGGCACCGACATCGGCGCGCTGATGGGCGGCGCCATCATCACCGAGCGGATCTTCAACATCCACGGCGTCGGCTACCAGCTCTACCAGGGCATCCTGCGCAACAACTCGCCCACGGTCGTCGGCTTCGTGACCATCCTCGTCATCGTCTTCCTGCTGGCGAACCTGCTCGTCGACCTGCTCTACGCGGTCCTGGACCCGAGGATCCGTTATGCCTGA
- a CDS encoding peptide ABC transporter substrate-binding protein — protein MRGATHAKWAACAVAVALAATACGGGSDSGGGGEAGIVSSSWGDPQNPLEPANTNEVQGGKVLDMLFRGLKRYDPKTGEALDMVAEKIDTTDSQNFTITLKDGWKFSNDEPVTAQSFVDAWNYGADVRNKQNNSPFFSDIVGYADVHPASGEPKAKTMSGLVVKDAKTFTVALKNKFSTWPETLGYQAFSPLPKAFFTDHAAWLDKPIGNGPYTVDSYTKGTGMKLRKWDTYPGPDKAQNGGVDLKVYTDNNTAYTDLISGNLDLVDDIPAQQLKNVKNDLGDRYINQPALIIQTLTFPLYDPQWSKEGMENVRIGISRAINRDEITKQIFRETRTPAKDWTSPALGEKGGFSSTVCGDACVYDPVAAKKLITDAGGLPGGKVTLTSNVDTGSHRDWMDAVCNSINNALGEGPVCTVNPIGTFADFRNQQSSFKLTGPFRSGWQADYPLIQNFLQPLYYTGASSNYGKFSNADFDKLVDEANQESDQAKAVAKFQDSEKILAAQMPSIPLWYQNGSAGYAERLSDVALNQFSVPVYDQIKVG, from the coding sequence ATGCGCGGAGCCACCCACGCCAAGTGGGCCGCATGTGCGGTGGCCGTCGCCCTCGCGGCGACGGCCTGCGGCGGCGGTAGCGACAGCGGCGGAGGCGGCGAGGCGGGAATCGTCAGCTCCTCGTGGGGTGATCCGCAGAACCCGCTGGAGCCCGCCAACACCAACGAGGTGCAGGGCGGCAAGGTCCTCGACATGCTCTTCCGGGGTCTCAAGCGCTACGACCCGAAGACGGGCGAGGCCCTCGACATGGTCGCCGAGAAGATCGACACGACGGACAGCCAGAACTTCACCATCACCCTGAAGGACGGCTGGAAGTTCAGCAACGACGAGCCCGTCACCGCGCAGTCCTTCGTCGACGCCTGGAACTACGGCGCGGACGTGCGCAACAAGCAGAACAACTCGCCGTTCTTCTCCGACATCGTCGGCTACGCGGACGTCCACCCCGCCTCCGGCGAGCCCAAGGCCAAGACCATGTCCGGTCTGGTCGTCAAGGACGCCAAGACCTTCACGGTCGCGCTGAAGAACAAGTTCTCCACCTGGCCCGAGACCCTCGGCTACCAGGCCTTCTCCCCCCTGCCCAAGGCGTTCTTCACCGACCACGCCGCGTGGCTGGACAAGCCGATCGGCAACGGCCCGTACACGGTGGACTCGTACACCAAGGGCACCGGCATGAAGCTGCGCAAGTGGGACACCTACCCCGGTCCGGACAAGGCGCAGAACGGCGGTGTGGACCTGAAGGTCTACACCGACAACAACACCGCCTACACCGACCTGATCTCCGGCAACCTCGACCTCGTCGACGACATCCCGGCGCAGCAGCTCAAGAACGTCAAGAACGACCTGGGCGACCGGTACATCAACCAGCCGGCCCTCATCATCCAGACCCTCACCTTCCCGCTGTACGACCCGCAGTGGAGCAAGGAGGGGATGGAGAACGTCCGGATCGGCATCTCCCGGGCCATCAACCGCGACGAGATCACCAAGCAGATCTTCCGCGAGACCCGCACCCCGGCCAAGGACTGGACCTCCCCGGCCCTCGGCGAGAAGGGCGGCTTCTCCTCCACGGTCTGCGGTGACGCCTGCGTCTACGACCCGGTCGCGGCCAAGAAGCTCATCACGGACGCGGGCGGGCTCCCCGGCGGCAAGGTCACGCTGACCTCCAACGTGGACACCGGCTCGCACCGCGACTGGATGGACGCCGTCTGCAACAGCATCAACAACGCGCTGGGCGAGGGCCCGGTCTGCACGGTCAACCCGATCGGCACTTTCGCCGACTTCCGCAACCAGCAGAGCAGCTTCAAGCTGACCGGCCCCTTCCGCTCCGGCTGGCAGGCCGACTACCCGCTGATCCAGAACTTCCTCCAGCCCCTCTACTACACCGGGGCGTCCTCCAACTACGGGAAGTTCAGCAACGCGGACTTCGACAAGCTCGTCGACGAGGCCAACCAGGAGAGCGACCAGGCCAAGGCCGTCGCGAAGTTCCAGGACTCCGAGAAGATCCTCGCCGCGCAGATGCCGTCCATCCCGCTCTGGTACCAGAACGGCAGCGCGGGCTACGCCGAGCGGCTCTCGGACGTGGCGCTCAACCAGTTCAGCGTCCCCGTGTACGACCAGATCAAGGTCGGCTGA
- a CDS encoding GNAT family N-acetyltransferase: MTLTVRPAGPGDASDICALLNAVDVIEIGRPETDLGAVESDLNAPDVDLATDSWLAFQDGRPVAYALVWADSGPGRVDADHYVLPGHREAAVLLLERMEARARELSAGPGVLRLQLNVKPTLDTSLLTGRGYRTIRRYQVMTRTLAPAADPAPTPPAGLTLRHCAGDEADRHRAHALVERTFAAHFGHVDRSYETWLDHLDGRKLDWSLVWIASLPGHGDVAVLLTRDDRTSTAWVSHIGVAEEVRGRGIGGFLLRHCFAVYAERGRDRVGLGVDTRNETGALALYEAHGMGLHYAVDSWELSLHPQG, encoded by the coding sequence ATGACCCTCACCGTACGGCCCGCCGGGCCCGGGGACGCGTCCGACATCTGCGCCCTGCTCAATGCCGTCGACGTGATCGAGATCGGCCGCCCGGAGACCGATCTGGGCGCCGTCGAGTCCGACCTCAACGCCCCGGACGTCGACCTGGCCACCGATTCCTGGCTCGCCTTCCAGGACGGGAGACCCGTCGCCTACGCCCTCGTCTGGGCGGACTCGGGCCCGGGCCGCGTCGACGCGGACCACTACGTGCTGCCCGGCCACCGCGAGGCCGCCGTCCTGCTGCTGGAGCGCATGGAGGCCAGGGCCCGGGAACTGTCCGCCGGGCCCGGCGTACTGAGACTCCAGCTCAACGTGAAGCCCACCCTCGACACCTCCCTCCTCACCGGGCGCGGCTACCGCACCATCCGCCGCTACCAGGTCATGACCCGCACCCTGGCCCCGGCCGCCGATCCGGCGCCGACCCCGCCGGCCGGCCTCACCCTGCGCCACTGCGCCGGTGACGAGGCCGACCGCCACCGGGCCCACGCCCTGGTCGAGCGGACCTTCGCCGCGCACTTCGGCCATGTGGACCGCTCGTACGAGACCTGGCTGGACCACCTGGACGGCCGCAAGCTCGACTGGTCACTGGTGTGGATCGCGAGCCTGCCCGGCCACGGCGACGTGGCCGTGCTGCTCACCCGGGACGACCGTACGAGCACGGCCTGGGTCAGCCACATCGGCGTGGCCGAGGAGGTGCGCGGCCGGGGGATCGGCGGCTTCCTGCTCCGCCACTGCTTCGCCGTCTACGCGGAGCGCGGCCGGGACCGCGTGGGCCTCGGCGTGGACACCCGCAACGAGACCGGCGCGCTCGCGCTGTACGAGGCGCACGGCATGGGCCTGCACTACGCGGTCGACTCGTGGGAGCTTTCATTGCACCCCCAGGGGTGA
- a CDS encoding ABC transporter ATP-binding protein — translation MAELTKNATEREPILQVRNLVKHFPLTQGILFKKQVGAVKAVDGISFDLYQGETLGIVGESGCGKSTVAKLLMNLERATAGEVFYKGQDITKLSGRALKAVRRNIQMVFQDPYTSLNPRMTVGDIIGETFEIHPEVAPKGDRRRKVQELLDVVGLNPEYINRYPHQFSGGQRQRIGIARGLALNPEIIICDEPVSALDVSVQAQVINLMEKLQNEFNLSYIFIAHDLSIVRHISDRVGVMYLGKMAEIGTDAEIYEHPTHPYTQALLSAVPVPDPAAREGRERIILTGDVPSPANPPSGCRFRTRCWKVQDKCSTEEPLLAIPERFKGVNTLAAHESACHFAEEKAILAV, via the coding sequence ATGGCTGAGCTCACCAAGAACGCCACCGAGCGCGAGCCGATCCTCCAGGTCCGTAACCTGGTCAAGCACTTCCCGCTGACCCAGGGAATCCTGTTCAAGAAGCAGGTCGGCGCGGTCAAGGCGGTCGACGGGATCTCCTTCGACCTCTACCAGGGCGAGACCCTCGGGATCGTCGGCGAGTCCGGCTGTGGCAAGTCCACGGTCGCCAAGCTCCTGATGAACCTGGAGCGCGCCACCGCGGGCGAGGTCTTCTACAAGGGCCAGGACATCACCAAGCTGTCCGGCCGGGCCCTGAAGGCCGTGCGCCGCAACATCCAGATGGTGTTCCAGGACCCGTACACGTCGCTGAACCCGCGCATGACGGTCGGCGACATCATCGGGGAGACCTTCGAGATCCACCCCGAGGTGGCCCCGAAGGGCGACCGGCGCCGCAAGGTCCAGGAGCTCCTGGACGTGGTGGGCCTGAACCCGGAGTACATCAACCGGTACCCGCACCAGTTCTCCGGCGGTCAGCGCCAGCGCATCGGCATCGCCCGCGGCCTCGCGCTCAACCCGGAGATCATCATCTGCGACGAGCCGGTCTCCGCGCTCGACGTGTCGGTGCAGGCGCAGGTCATCAACCTGATGGAGAAGCTGCAGAACGAGTTCAACCTGTCCTACATCTTCATCGCGCACGACCTCTCGATCGTCCGGCACATCTCGGACCGCGTCGGCGTCATGTACCTCGGCAAGATGGCCGAGATCGGTACCGACGCCGAGATCTACGAGCACCCGACCCACCCGTACACGCAGGCGCTGCTCTCGGCCGTCCCGGTCCCCGACCCGGCCGCCCGCGAGGGCCGCGAGCGCATCATCCTCACCGGTGACGTCCCGTCCCCGGCCAACCCGCCGTCGGGCTGCCGCTTCCGCACCCGCTGCTGGAAGGTCCAGGACAAGTGCTCCACCGAGGAGCCGCTGCTGGCGATCCCGGAGCGCTTCAAGGGTGTGAACACCCTGGCCGCGCACGAGTCCGCGTGCCACTTCGCCGAGGAGAAGGCCATCCTGGCCGTCTGA